Proteins encoded in a region of the Xiphophorus couchianus chromosome 11, X_couchianus-1.0, whole genome shotgun sequence genome:
- the LOC114153222 gene encoding threonine-rich protein-like, with the protein MKLIVSLTFIWALYSTAGALTCMTCTDQTCSSTIPLTCSSETMCITATIRATQSGTSVTQLYKACAASSLCPATGTSTFSVNLGTQSAIASAQCCNTDTCNSQTLPAPSPQPTSSLQCIACNPTTSQCITPITCSGDETNCFSATLNNGKNTIPAMGCASTNTCTAAAGLGSLPFMQSVGSITSGPTCCATGLCNNPSATTTTVAPTTTTTTPAPTTTHQLLQPLPQHQLIQQLPQHQLLHTNYYNHYCSSNYYNHYLSTNCFNCYPSTNYYSHYPSTNFYNHYSSTNYYNHYSSTNYFNNYLSTNYYNNYPSTNDYNHYPSTNYFNHYPIPTTKTTTPAPTTTTTTLH; encoded by the exons ATGAAGCTGATTGTTTCCCTAACGTTTATCTGGGCACTGTACAGTACAG CTGGAGCCCTGACGTGTATGACCTGCACAGACCAGACGTGTTCAAGCACAATACCACTAACATGTAGCTCAGAGACGATGTGTATAACAGCTACCATCCGAG CTACTCAATCTGGAACTTCAGTAACACAGCTCTACAAAGCCTGTGCAGCGTCCTCTCTGTGTCCGGCTACAGGCACCTCGACTTTTTCAGTCAACTTGGGAACCCAAAGTGCAATTGCATCTGCTCAGTGCTGCAACACAGACACCTGCAATTCACAGACTCTGCCTG CCCCCAGTCCTCAGCCCACTAGCTCCCTTCAATGCATTGCTTGTAACCCCACAACATCTCAGTGCATCACTCCAATAACCTGTTCAGGAGATGAGACCAACTGCTTCTCAGCAACTT TGAAcaatggaaaaaacacaattcctGCAATGGGTTGTGCATCAACAAACACCTGTACAGCTGCTGCAGGTCTGGGAAGTTTGCCGTTCATGCAGAGTGTTGGTTCAATCACCAGTGGACCAACCTGCTGTGCTACCGGTCTGTGCAATAATCCAAGtgcaacaacaaccacagttgcaccaactactacaaccactaccccagcaccaactactaca caccaactactacaaccactaccccAGCACCAACTGATTCAACAACTAccccagcaccaactactaca caccaactactacaaccactactgCAGCagcaactactacaaccactacctCAGCACCAACTGCTTCAACTGCTAccccagcaccaactactacagtCACTACCCCAGCACCAACTTCTACAACCACTACTctagcaccaactactacaaccactactCTAGCACCAACTACTTCAACAACTACCTCAGTACCAACTACTACAACAACTACCCCAGCACCAACGACTACAACCACTACCCCAGCACTAACTACTTCAACCACTAcccca TACCAACTACTAAAACAACTACACCAGCACCAACGACTACAACCACTACCCTA CACTAA